From Hirundo rustica isolate bHirRus1 chromosome 19, bHirRus1.pri.v3, whole genome shotgun sequence, a single genomic window includes:
- the GOSR1 gene encoding Golgi SNAP receptor complex member 1 isoform X2, translating into MAAGSSNYWEDLRKQARQLENELDLKLVSFSKLCTSYSSTRDGRRDSSDTTPLLNGSSQDRMFETMAVEIEQLLGKLTGINDKMAEYTNSAGVPSLNAALMHTLQRHRDILQDYTHEFHKTKANFLAIRERENLLGSVRKDIESYKSGSGVNNRRTELFLKEHEHLRNSDRLIEETISIAMATKENMTSQRGMLKSIQSKMNTLANRFPAVNSLIQRINLRKRRDSLILGGVIGVCTILLLLYAFH; encoded by the exons ATGGCGGCGGGGAGCAGCAACTACTGGGAAG ATCTCAGGAAGCAGGCGAGGCAGCTGGAGAACGAGCTGGACCTGAAGCTGGTCTCCTTCAGCAAGCTCTGCACCAGCTACAGCAGCACCCGTGACGGAAGGCGCGACAG CTCTGACACAACTCCTCTATTAAATGGATCAAGCCAGGACAGAATGTTTGAGACCATGGCTGTGGAGATTGAGCAACTTCTGGGAAAG CTGACTGGGATAAATGACAAGATGGCCGAGTACACCAACAGCGCGGGCGTGCCGTCGCTGAACGCGGCGCTGATGCACACGCTGCAGCGCCACAGGGACATCCTGCAG GATTACACACACGAATtccacaaaaccaaagcaaacttCTTGGCAATACGAGAAAGGGAGAATCTGTTGGGATCAGTACGGAAAGATATCGA GTCGTATAAAAGCGGGTCTGGCGTGAACAACAGAAGAACAGAGCTGTTCCTGAAGGAGCACGAACACCTTCGGAA CTCAGATCGACTGATAGAAGAAACAATAAG caTTGCCAtggcaacaaaagaaaatatgactTCGCAGAGAGGGATGTTGAAGTCAATACAAAGCAAGATGAATACCTTGGCCA ACCGTTTTCCAGCCGTGAACAGCCTGATCCAAAGGATCAACCTCCGCAAGCGACGGGATTCCCTCATTTTGGGCGGCGTCATCGGCGTCTGCaccatcctgctgctcctctaCGCTTTCCATTGA
- the GOSR1 gene encoding Golgi SNAP receptor complex member 1 isoform X3 — MAAGSSNYWEDLRKQARQLENELDLKLVSFSKLCTSYSSTRDGRRDRYSSDTTPLLNGSSQDRMFETMAVEIEQLLGKLTGINDKMAEYTNSAGVPSLNAALMHTLQRHRDILQDYTHEFHKTKANFLAIRERENLLGSVRKDIESYKSGSGVNNRRTELFLKEHEHLRNIAMATKENMTSQRGMLKSIQSKMNTLANRFPAVNSLIQRINLRKRRDSLILGGVIGVCTILLLLYAFH, encoded by the exons ATGGCGGCGGGGAGCAGCAACTACTGGGAAG ATCTCAGGAAGCAGGCGAGGCAGCTGGAGAACGAGCTGGACCTGAAGCTGGTCTCCTTCAGCAAGCTCTGCACCAGCTACAGCAGCACCCGTGACGGAAGGCGCGACAGGTATAG CTCTGACACAACTCCTCTATTAAATGGATCAAGCCAGGACAGAATGTTTGAGACCATGGCTGTGGAGATTGAGCAACTTCTGGGAAAG CTGACTGGGATAAATGACAAGATGGCCGAGTACACCAACAGCGCGGGCGTGCCGTCGCTGAACGCGGCGCTGATGCACACGCTGCAGCGCCACAGGGACATCCTGCAG GATTACACACACGAATtccacaaaaccaaagcaaacttCTTGGCAATACGAGAAAGGGAGAATCTGTTGGGATCAGTACGGAAAGATATCGA GTCGTATAAAAGCGGGTCTGGCGTGAACAACAGAAGAACAGAGCTGTTCCTGAAGGAGCACGAACACCTTCGGAA caTTGCCAtggcaacaaaagaaaatatgactTCGCAGAGAGGGATGTTGAAGTCAATACAAAGCAAGATGAATACCTTGGCCA ACCGTTTTCCAGCCGTGAACAGCCTGATCCAAAGGATCAACCTCCGCAAGCGACGGGATTCCCTCATTTTGGGCGGCGTCATCGGCGTCTGCaccatcctgctgctcctctaCGCTTTCCATTGA
- the GOSR1 gene encoding Golgi SNAP receptor complex member 1 isoform X4: MFETMAVEIEQLLGKLTGINDKMAEYTNSAGVPSLNAALMHTLQRHRDILQDYTHEFHKTKANFLAIRERENLLGSVRKDIESYKSGSGVNNRRTELFLKEHEHLRNSDRLIEETISIAMATKENMTSQRGMLKSIQSKMNTLANRFPAVNSLIQRINLRKRRDSLILGGVIGVCTILLLLYAFH, encoded by the exons ATGTTTGAGACCATGGCTGTGGAGATTGAGCAACTTCTGGGAAAG CTGACTGGGATAAATGACAAGATGGCCGAGTACACCAACAGCGCGGGCGTGCCGTCGCTGAACGCGGCGCTGATGCACACGCTGCAGCGCCACAGGGACATCCTGCAG GATTACACACACGAATtccacaaaaccaaagcaaacttCTTGGCAATACGAGAAAGGGAGAATCTGTTGGGATCAGTACGGAAAGATATCGA GTCGTATAAAAGCGGGTCTGGCGTGAACAACAGAAGAACAGAGCTGTTCCTGAAGGAGCACGAACACCTTCGGAA CTCAGATCGACTGATAGAAGAAACAATAAG caTTGCCAtggcaacaaaagaaaatatgactTCGCAGAGAGGGATGTTGAAGTCAATACAAAGCAAGATGAATACCTTGGCCA ACCGTTTTCCAGCCGTGAACAGCCTGATCCAAAGGATCAACCTCCGCAAGCGACGGGATTCCCTCATTTTGGGCGGCGTCATCGGCGTCTGCaccatcctgctgctcctctaCGCTTTCCATTGA
- the GOSR1 gene encoding Golgi SNAP receptor complex member 1 isoform X1 translates to MAAGSSNYWEDLRKQARQLENELDLKLVSFSKLCTSYSSTRDGRRDRYSSDTTPLLNGSSQDRMFETMAVEIEQLLGKLTGINDKMAEYTNSAGVPSLNAALMHTLQRHRDILQDYTHEFHKTKANFLAIRERENLLGSVRKDIESYKSGSGVNNRRTELFLKEHEHLRNSDRLIEETISIAMATKENMTSQRGMLKSIQSKMNTLANRFPAVNSLIQRINLRKRRDSLILGGVIGVCTILLLLYAFH, encoded by the exons ATGGCGGCGGGGAGCAGCAACTACTGGGAAG ATCTCAGGAAGCAGGCGAGGCAGCTGGAGAACGAGCTGGACCTGAAGCTGGTCTCCTTCAGCAAGCTCTGCACCAGCTACAGCAGCACCCGTGACGGAAGGCGCGACAGGTATAG CTCTGACACAACTCCTCTATTAAATGGATCAAGCCAGGACAGAATGTTTGAGACCATGGCTGTGGAGATTGAGCAACTTCTGGGAAAG CTGACTGGGATAAATGACAAGATGGCCGAGTACACCAACAGCGCGGGCGTGCCGTCGCTGAACGCGGCGCTGATGCACACGCTGCAGCGCCACAGGGACATCCTGCAG GATTACACACACGAATtccacaaaaccaaagcaaacttCTTGGCAATACGAGAAAGGGAGAATCTGTTGGGATCAGTACGGAAAGATATCGA GTCGTATAAAAGCGGGTCTGGCGTGAACAACAGAAGAACAGAGCTGTTCCTGAAGGAGCACGAACACCTTCGGAA CTCAGATCGACTGATAGAAGAAACAATAAG caTTGCCAtggcaacaaaagaaaatatgactTCGCAGAGAGGGATGTTGAAGTCAATACAAAGCAAGATGAATACCTTGGCCA ACCGTTTTCCAGCCGTGAACAGCCTGATCCAAAGGATCAACCTCCGCAAGCGACGGGATTCCCTCATTTTGGGCGGCGTCATCGGCGTCTGCaccatcctgctgctcctctaCGCTTTCCATTGA